A genomic segment from Polyangium mundeleinium encodes:
- a CDS encoding dirigent protein, with translation MRRAFFMVCLAVSTTLVGCGDESNGQPAPHYVRKTIELVEHVENETVTHTDAEKVDSVGDILTFANPVFDKANAKQVATDQGYCIRTEVGKSWECEWTMFLEDGQISVAGPFYDTEESELAITGGTGAYEQASGEMHLGFRDVPPPKVEYDFVYHVIVPY, from the coding sequence ATGCGTAGAGCATTCTTTATGGTTTGCCTGGCCGTATCGACCACGCTCGTGGGCTGCGGCGACGAGAGCAACGGGCAGCCGGCGCCCCACTACGTCAGGAAGACGATCGAGCTCGTCGAGCACGTCGAAAACGAGACGGTCACGCACACCGACGCGGAGAAGGTGGATTCGGTCGGCGACATCCTCACGTTCGCGAACCCGGTCTTCGACAAGGCGAACGCAAAGCAGGTCGCCACCGACCAGGGGTATTGCATCCGCACCGAGGTCGGGAAGTCCTGGGAGTGCGAATGGACGATGTTCCTCGAGGACGGCCAGATCTCGGTCGCTGGGCCGTTCTATGACACGGAGGAGTCCGAGCTCGCCATCACGGGCGGCACGGGCGCCTACGAGCAAGCGAGCGGTGAGATGCACCTCGGCTTCCGGGACGTGCCGCCGCCGAAGGTCGAATACGATTTCGTGTACCACGTGATCGTCCCTTATTGA
- a CDS encoding histidine triad nucleotide-binding protein gives MCIFCKVAKKEIPARIVLEDDDLVAFHDINPVAPIHVLVIPKQHITGIGDVTDEHALVLGKLLVAARRIAEDAGLLQSGFRVVINHGQHAGQTVHHVHVHVLGGRLLAWPPG, from the coding sequence ATGTGCATCTTCTGCAAGGTCGCGAAGAAAGAGATCCCGGCGAGGATCGTGCTCGAGGATGATGATCTCGTCGCGTTCCACGACATCAACCCCGTAGCGCCGATCCACGTCCTCGTGATTCCCAAGCAGCACATCACGGGGATCGGCGACGTGACCGACGAGCACGCGCTGGTGCTCGGCAAGCTCCTCGTCGCGGCGCGGCGCATCGCCGAGGACGCGGGGCTTTTGCAATCGGGTTTCCGCGTCGTCATCAATCACGGCCAGCACGCGGGGCAGACCGTGCATCACGTCCACGTGCACGTGCTCGGAGGCCGGCTGCTCGCGTGGCCGCCGGGCTGA
- the prfA gene encoding peptide chain release factor 1, with amino-acid sequence MLPIAKLEAVARRFRELEHLLCSPEVLADHAKLQKLNKERTDLEPVVAQFARLNDIERRIAEDREVLTDPELGELARAELPELEAERETIANELELLLLPKDPNDAKNTIVEIRSGEGGEEAALFAADVFRMIVRYGETKRWKVEILSVSEASAGGYKEVIALVTGQDVYSHLRYEGGVHRVQRVPATEAQGRIHTSTATVAVLPEADDVDVQIDDKDLDISIAASGGPGGQGVNTTNSAVQIRHIPSGIIVKCQDERSQLKNKAKALKVLKSRLLDIERKRQEEALSAERRTMVGSAERSQKIRTYNYPQNRVTDHRIGLTLHKLDRIMDGDIDELIAALRTHRQAELLKQGGAEARPAELE; translated from the coding sequence ATGTTGCCGATCGCGAAGCTCGAAGCCGTGGCGCGGCGCTTCCGGGAGCTCGAGCACTTGCTCTGCTCGCCCGAGGTGCTCGCCGATCACGCGAAGCTGCAAAAGCTCAACAAGGAGCGCACGGACCTCGAGCCCGTCGTGGCGCAGTTCGCGCGCCTGAACGACATCGAGCGTCGCATCGCGGAGGACCGCGAGGTGCTCACCGATCCGGAGCTCGGTGAGCTCGCGCGGGCCGAGCTGCCCGAGCTCGAAGCCGAGCGCGAGACGATCGCGAACGAGCTCGAATTGCTCCTCCTGCCGAAGGATCCGAACGACGCGAAGAACACGATCGTCGAGATCCGCAGCGGCGAGGGCGGCGAGGAGGCGGCGCTCTTCGCAGCCGACGTCTTCCGCATGATCGTGCGGTACGGCGAGACGAAGCGCTGGAAGGTCGAGATCCTCAGCGTGAGCGAGGCCTCGGCCGGCGGGTACAAAGAGGTCATCGCGCTCGTCACGGGCCAGGATGTCTATTCGCACCTGCGTTACGAGGGCGGCGTGCACCGCGTGCAGCGCGTGCCCGCGACCGAGGCGCAAGGCCGGATCCACACGTCGACCGCGACGGTCGCGGTGCTGCCCGAGGCCGACGACGTCGACGTGCAGATCGACGACAAGGATCTCGACATCTCGATCGCGGCCTCCGGCGGCCCCGGCGGCCAGGGCGTGAACACGACGAACAGCGCCGTGCAGATCCGCCACATCCCGTCGGGGATCATCGTGAAGTGCCAGGACGAGCGCTCACAGCTCAAGAACAAGGCGAAGGCGCTCAAGGTGCTGAAGAGCCGCCTGCTCGACATCGAGCGCAAGCGGCAGGAAGAGGCGCTCTCCGCCGAGCGGCGCACGATGGTCGGCTCGGCCGAGCGATCGCAGAAGATCCGCACCTACAACTACCCGCAGAACCGCGTCACCGATCACCGCATCGGCCTCACGCTGCACAAGCTCGATCGCATCATGGACGGTGACATCGACGAGCTCATCGCCGCACTGCGCACGCATCGCCAGGCCGAGCTCCTGAAGCAGGGCGGCGCGGAGGCTCGCCCCGCCGAGCTCGAATGA
- a CDS encoding DUF1385 domain-containing protein gives MSQEVARPYIGGQAVIEGVMMRSPRSLSIVCRRRSGELVVRERAAPTLAQGPRTWPLVRGMVTVVESLKLGSQALRWSADLYEQDLDDDGGSARQSRATPPNPHDDDKPKSKKTPPSASNVLTALSLPILSLVTSGGEAAPSTGSKGAGGFGFISILFAVGLFVAAPQAGAEGINKLFDLGLPIGSPGFQALTGAAKLLIVVGYMLLIRQVAEIRRVFQYHGAEHKAISTYEAHEELTVENAAKKTTLHARCGTTFLVMVALVSILVFSAIGAFLPTIPGGRLAQSVGFFFMKLPFLPFIAAITYELQRFFARFCTVGPLQVLLWPGFLVQKITTAEPEHAQLEVALASLRATLWREAAAQGAPAEVPDRVFPDYGRLLADPGYVGARV, from the coding sequence ATGAGCCAGGAAGTCGCGCGCCCGTACATCGGCGGGCAAGCCGTGATCGAAGGGGTCATGATGAGATCCCCTCGCTCGCTCTCCATCGTGTGCCGAAGGCGTTCGGGTGAGCTCGTGGTCCGTGAAAGGGCCGCGCCCACACTCGCCCAGGGCCCACGCACCTGGCCGCTCGTACGCGGCATGGTCACCGTCGTCGAGTCCCTCAAGCTCGGCTCGCAAGCCTTGCGCTGGTCAGCCGATCTCTACGAGCAAGACTTAGATGACGATGGGGGCTCCGCTCGGCAAAGCCGAGCTACGCCCCCAAACCCCCACGACGACGACAAGCCGAAGTCGAAGAAGACGCCGCCGTCGGCGAGCAACGTCCTCACGGCGCTCTCGCTCCCGATCCTCTCGCTCGTCACCTCGGGCGGAGAGGCGGCCCCGTCCACGGGGAGCAAGGGCGCGGGCGGGTTCGGGTTCATCTCGATCCTGTTCGCCGTGGGCCTGTTCGTCGCGGCCCCGCAGGCCGGCGCCGAGGGCATCAACAAGCTCTTCGACCTCGGTCTCCCCATCGGCTCGCCGGGCTTCCAGGCGCTCACGGGCGCGGCGAAGCTCCTCATCGTCGTCGGCTACATGCTGCTCATCCGGCAGGTCGCCGAGATCCGCCGCGTGTTCCAGTACCACGGCGCCGAACACAAGGCGATTTCGACCTACGAGGCCCACGAAGAGCTCACGGTCGAGAACGCGGCCAAGAAGACCACGCTCCACGCGCGCTGCGGCACCACGTTCCTCGTGATGGTCGCGCTCGTGTCGATCCTCGTCTTCTCGGCGATCGGCGCGTTCCTCCCGACGATCCCGGGCGGACGTCTCGCGCAGAGCGTGGGCTTCTTCTTCATGAAGCTGCCCTTCCTGCCGTTCATCGCGGCCATCACCTACGAGCTGCAGCGCTTCTTCGCGCGCTTCTGCACGGTGGGCCCGCTGCAAGTGCTGCTCTGGCCGGGCTTCCTCGTCCAGAAGATCACGACCGCGGAGCCCGAGCACGCGCAGCTCGAGGTGGCGCTCGCCTCGCTCCGCGCGACGCTCTGGCGCGAAGCCGCGGCCCAGGGCGCGCCGGCCGAGGTGCCCGACCGCGTCTTCCCCGATTACGGCCGACTCCTCGCGGACCCGGGCTACGTCGGCGCGCGCGTCTGA
- the rpmE gene encoding 50S ribosomal protein L31, whose translation MKQGIHPNYVMSTINCACGSVVVTRSTRGSFTTDICSACHPFYTGKAKVMDVAGRVDRFRKKYGQTQKAT comes from the coding sequence ATGAAGCAAGGCATCCACCCCAACTACGTCATGTCGACGATCAACTGCGCCTGCGGCTCGGTCGTCGTTACCCGTTCGACCCGCGGCAGCTTCACCACCGACATCTGCTCCGCGTGCCACCCGTTCTATACGGGCAAGGCGAAGGTCATGGACGTCGCCGGTCGCGTCGACCGCTTCCGCAAGAAGTACGGGCAGACGCAAAAGGCGACCTGA
- the dnaK gene encoding molecular chaperone DnaK: protein MGKIIGIDLGTTNSVVAVMEGKEPKVIVNEEGSRITPSVVAFDDKGEVLVGQIAKRQAVTNPLNTIYSAKRFVGRRFEEVSEEVKRVPYKVIKGKNGDAILEIRGKQNSPPEVSAKVLQKLKKAAEDYLGEKVTEAVITVPAYFNDSQRQATKDAGRIAGLEVKRIVNEPTAAALAYGLDKKNDEVIAVYDFGGGTFDISILEVGDNVVQVISTNGDTHLGGDDVDHLVMDWLIAEFKKDTGIDVAADKMVVQRLKDAAEQAKIELSNVQETTINLPFLTADASGPKHLQKQLSRAKLEQMIRPLIERTMEPVRKALSDAKKTPQQIDEVVLVGGSTRIPLVQETVKKFFGKEPHKGVNPDEVVAVGAAVQAGVLSGDVKDLVLLDVTPLSLGVETLGGVMTPMIQRNTTIPTQKKETFSTATDSQPSVEVHVLQGERTEARYNRTLGRFHLEGIMPAPRGVPKIEVTFDIDANGILSVHAKDMATGKDQRITITASGGLKEDEIQRMVREASEHEAEDKRRREEIERRNKLDNLCYQIEKTVADNKDKLPESDVSALNGIVAEARQAIEKQDDAAVQTSLEKLEKEMHRIASVMYEKAGPQAGPPPGNGGAPPPPAGGKGKDGVIDAEFEEGS, encoded by the coding sequence ATGGGCAAGATCATCGGCATCGATCTCGGCACGACGAACAGCGTTGTCGCGGTGATGGAGGGCAAGGAGCCCAAGGTCATCGTCAACGAGGAGGGCTCACGGATCACTCCGTCGGTCGTCGCGTTCGATGACAAGGGCGAGGTGCTCGTCGGGCAGATCGCGAAGCGCCAGGCGGTCACGAACCCGCTGAACACGATCTACTCGGCGAAGCGCTTCGTGGGCCGCCGCTTCGAAGAAGTGAGCGAAGAGGTCAAGCGCGTCCCGTACAAGGTCATCAAGGGCAAGAACGGCGACGCCATCCTCGAGATCCGCGGCAAGCAAAACTCGCCGCCGGAGGTCTCGGCGAAGGTCCTGCAGAAGCTGAAGAAGGCGGCGGAGGACTACCTCGGCGAGAAGGTGACCGAGGCGGTCATCACGGTCCCCGCGTACTTCAACGACTCGCAGCGCCAGGCGACGAAGGACGCCGGCCGCATCGCCGGCCTCGAAGTCAAGCGCATCGTCAACGAGCCGACCGCGGCCGCGCTCGCGTACGGCCTCGACAAGAAGAACGACGAGGTCATCGCGGTCTACGACTTCGGCGGCGGCACGTTCGACATCTCGATCCTCGAGGTCGGCGACAACGTCGTGCAGGTCATCTCGACGAACGGCGACACGCACCTCGGCGGCGACGACGTCGACCACCTCGTGATGGATTGGCTGATCGCCGAGTTCAAGAAGGACACGGGCATCGACGTCGCGGCCGACAAGATGGTCGTGCAGCGCCTGAAGGACGCGGCCGAGCAGGCGAAGATCGAGCTCTCGAACGTGCAGGAGACGACGATCAACCTGCCCTTCCTCACGGCCGACGCGTCGGGCCCGAAGCACCTGCAGAAGCAGCTCAGCCGCGCGAAGCTCGAGCAGATGATCCGGCCGCTCATCGAGCGGACGATGGAGCCCGTGCGCAAGGCGCTCTCGGACGCGAAGAAGACGCCGCAGCAGATCGACGAGGTCGTGCTCGTCGGCGGCTCGACCCGCATCCCGCTCGTGCAGGAGACGGTGAAGAAGTTCTTCGGCAAAGAGCCGCACAAGGGCGTGAACCCGGACGAGGTCGTGGCCGTCGGCGCCGCGGTGCAGGCGGGCGTGCTCTCCGGCGACGTGAAGGACCTCGTGCTGCTCGACGTCACCCCGCTCTCGCTCGGCGTCGAGACGCTCGGCGGCGTGATGACGCCGATGATCCAGCGCAACACGACGATCCCGACGCAGAAGAAGGAGACGTTCTCGACGGCGACCGACAGCCAGCCCTCCGTCGAGGTGCACGTGCTGCAAGGCGAGCGCACCGAGGCGCGGTATAACCGCACGCTGGGCCGCTTCCACCTGGAAGGCATCATGCCGGCGCCGCGCGGCGTGCCGAAGATCGAGGTGACGTTCGACATCGACGCGAACGGCATCCTGAGCGTGCACGCGAAGGACATGGCGACGGGCAAGGATCAGCGCATCACGATCACGGCCTCCGGTGGTCTCAAGGAGGACGAGATCCAGCGCATGGTCCGCGAGGCCTCCGAGCACGAGGCCGAGGACAAGCGTCGTCGCGAGGAGATCGAGCGGCGCAACAAGCTCGACAACCTCTGCTACCAGATCGAGAAGACCGTCGCCGACAACAAGGACAAGCTGCCCGAGAGCGACGTGTCCGCGCTGAACGGCATCGTGGCCGAGGCGCGCCAGGCGATCGAGAAGCAGGACGACGCGGCCGTGCAGACCTCGCTCGAGAAGCTCGAGAAGGAGATGCACCGCATCGCGAGCGTGATGTACGAGAAGGCCGGTCCGCAGGCCGGTCCGCCCCCCGGCAACGGCGGCGCGCCGCCCCCGCCCGCCGGTGGCAAGGGCAAGGACGGCGTCATCGACGCGGAGTTCGAAGAAGGCTCCTGA
- a CDS encoding serine/threonine-protein kinase → MSLEAGRVLSTRYRLVRPLGQGSQGAVWIADHLALNTEVAVKLIDPELAKREDALERFKREATAAAQLRSAHVVQILDHGIDEGQPFIVMELLDGEDLFERLNKRGRLSLRETSKVITQVCRALARAHAAGIVHRDLKPENVFLCNNEDDEVVKVLDFGVAKVTDPAKATMQRTNVGTLIGTPHYMSPEQVKGISEIDARTDLWAIGVIAYQCVVGELPFDSEGVGDLLIKISVAEPPVPSKVWRGVPSQFDAWFAKACDKDPNKRFQSARELAEALARVVASVPEAMRGELPPRPASIRPPPVAPTSAPGTPAPTSAKPKSAKAPALPPRATASPAKPPPRAERAKTELLDPADVEVLADHTPHAPASEDIDDFEFDFDDEPPVVVSTAPPPVVARALATATPAPAPKVASGVRAPMPSPVTQPPQAAQPAQRGSAPPPQSQPQLAANPFLTDLGAPVLPAGLLDAPAARPSAPAPEPVQARIPRHPAPITAPGVDSGDRISAPPEIDGSRRKRILAFVGVAFVLAAGGIAYVVVRSNMLPPGPVPAASAPPPPEPIEPPAVVAVPSPTASFGSPMPTTKKGTGKTGGTTKKTTSPANTSKTTPTATAKQPDPPPEDGTIVIPDPPSEVPPAD, encoded by the coding sequence ATGAGCCTCGAGGCAGGCCGCGTCCTCAGCACCCGCTACCGGCTCGTCCGACCCCTCGGGCAGGGCTCGCAAGGGGCCGTGTGGATCGCGGATCACCTCGCGCTCAACACCGAAGTCGCGGTCAAGCTCATCGACCCCGAGCTCGCGAAGCGCGAAGACGCGCTCGAGCGCTTCAAGCGCGAAGCCACCGCCGCCGCGCAACTCCGCAGCGCCCACGTCGTCCAGATCCTCGATCACGGCATCGACGAAGGGCAGCCCTTCATCGTGATGGAGCTGCTCGACGGCGAAGACCTGTTCGAGCGGCTCAACAAGCGCGGTCGGCTCTCGCTGCGCGAGACGTCGAAGGTCATCACGCAGGTCTGCCGCGCCCTCGCGCGCGCGCACGCCGCGGGCATCGTGCACCGCGATCTCAAGCCCGAGAACGTCTTCCTCTGCAACAACGAGGACGACGAGGTCGTGAAGGTGCTCGACTTCGGCGTCGCGAAGGTGACCGACCCGGCGAAGGCCACGATGCAGCGCACCAACGTCGGTACGCTCATCGGCACGCCGCACTACATGAGCCCCGAGCAGGTCAAGGGCATCTCGGAGATCGATGCTCGCACCGATCTCTGGGCGATCGGCGTGATCGCCTACCAGTGCGTCGTCGGCGAGCTGCCCTTCGACAGCGAAGGCGTCGGCGATCTGCTCATCAAGATCTCGGTCGCCGAACCACCCGTGCCCTCGAAGGTCTGGAGAGGCGTCCCGTCCCAGTTCGACGCGTGGTTCGCGAAGGCCTGCGACAAGGACCCGAACAAACGCTTTCAAAGCGCGCGTGAGCTCGCCGAGGCCCTCGCCCGCGTCGTCGCCTCCGTGCCCGAAGCGATGCGCGGCGAGCTGCCGCCGCGGCCCGCGTCGATCCGACCGCCGCCCGTCGCGCCCACGTCGGCGCCCGGCACGCCCGCGCCCACGAGCGCGAAGCCGAAGAGCGCGAAGGCGCCGGCGTTGCCCCCGCGCGCGACCGCGTCCCCAGCAAAACCGCCCCCGCGCGCCGAGCGCGCCAAGACGGAGCTGCTCGACCCCGCCGATGTCGAGGTCCTCGCCGACCACACGCCGCACGCCCCCGCCTCCGAGGACATCGACGACTTCGAGTTCGACTTCGACGACGAGCCGCCGGTCGTCGTCTCCACGGCGCCGCCCCCCGTCGTCGCGAGAGCGCTCGCGACGGCGACGCCCGCGCCCGCGCCGAAGGTCGCATCCGGCGTGCGCGCGCCGATGCCGTCGCCCGTCACGCAGCCCCCACAAGCCGCGCAGCCCGCGCAACGCGGGAGCGCGCCGCCGCCACAGTCGCAGCCGCAGCTTGCCGCGAACCCGTTCCTGACCGACCTCGGCGCGCCCGTCCTGCCCGCAGGCCTGCTCGATGCCCCCGCGGCCCGGCCCTCGGCCCCGGCGCCGGAGCCCGTGCAGGCGAGGATCCCGCGGCATCCCGCGCCGATCACGGCGCCCGGCGTGGACAGCGGCGATCGGATCTCGGCGCCCCCCGAGATCGACGGCTCGCGCCGCAAGCGCATCCTCGCGTTCGTCGGCGTGGCGTTCGTCCTGGCCGCGGGCGGCATCGCCTACGTCGTGGTCCGATCGAACATGCTCCCGCCCGGCCCTGTCCCGGCCGCGTCGGCGCCGCCTCCGCCCGAGCCCATCGAGCCGCCGGCCGTGGTGGCCGTCCCCTCGCCCACGGCGAGCTTCGGCTCGCCGATGCCGACCACGAAAAAGGGCACGGGCAAGACGGGGGGGACGACGAAGAAGACGACGTCCCCCGCGAACACGTCCAAGACGACCCCGACGGCGACGGCCAAGCAGCCGGATCCTCCGCCCGAGGACGGCACGATCGTCATCCCGGATCCGCCGAGCGAAGTCCCTCCCGCGGACTGA
- a CDS encoding hemerythrin domain-containing protein, producing the protein MEYDRMLATLFEEEDRAREMASKLMKVSQESREASSAERQSLVAFLKGPMERHMAYEERAVFPQLDRRGLGAEVQVALRHHAMIREDAEKLAAAKPGDDVSQLIFDVARRMLHHTNFEGDYIYPELTYEAWRDLMKETAG; encoded by the coding sequence ATGGAATACGACCGCATGCTCGCGACCCTCTTCGAGGAAGAGGACCGCGCGCGCGAGATGGCGAGCAAGCTGATGAAGGTCTCCCAGGAGTCGCGCGAAGCGTCCTCCGCGGAGCGCCAAAGCCTCGTCGCCTTCCTCAAGGGCCCGATGGAGCGGCATATGGCGTACGAGGAGCGCGCCGTCTTCCCGCAGCTCGACCGCCGCGGCCTCGGCGCCGAGGTGCAAGTCGCCCTGCGTCACCACGCGATGATCCGCGAAGACGCCGAGAAGCTCGCCGCCGCGAAGCCCGGTGACGACGTGAGCCAGCTCATCTTCGACGTGGCGCGCCGCATGCTGCACCACACGAACTTCGAGGGAGACTACATCTACCCCGAGCTCACCTACGAAGCCTGGCGGGACCTCATGAAGGAGACCGCGGGGTGA